In a single window of the Rhizobium tropici CIAT 899 genome:
- a CDS encoding amino acid ABC transporter ATP-binding protein, giving the protein MAHVTVETSRAAVPSDKAAAIKIRGLRKSFDGRQVLDGVDLDVPRGRIVSIIGQSGGGKTTLMRCVNLLELPDGGVIEINGETICSNGTVTCRDLARLRQGVGMVFQRFNLFPHLTAVENVVLAQMHAAAVGEREAVERAVRLLSRVGLLHRALAYPEQMSGGEQQRVAIARALALSPTVLLFDEPTSALDPESTGEVLRVMRELASDGMTMIIVTHELPFAREVSDWVAFIDGGRIIEQGLAADVLDNPRESRTVAYVARYAKPG; this is encoded by the coding sequence ATGGCTCACGTAACCGTCGAAACATCCCGCGCTGCCGTCCCTTCGGACAAAGCCGCCGCAATCAAGATCAGGGGCCTTCGAAAATCCTTCGACGGGCGGCAGGTCCTTGATGGGGTAGACCTCGATGTTCCACGCGGGCGCATCGTCAGCATCATCGGGCAGAGCGGCGGCGGCAAGACAACGCTGATGCGCTGTGTGAATTTGCTGGAGCTGCCGGATGGTGGCGTTATCGAAATTAACGGCGAAACAATCTGTTCGAACGGAACGGTCACTTGCAGAGACCTCGCCAGGCTGCGCCAGGGCGTTGGTATGGTGTTCCAGCGCTTCAATCTGTTTCCACATCTGACCGCGGTAGAAAATGTCGTGCTGGCGCAGATGCACGCCGCCGCCGTCGGCGAGCGTGAAGCGGTCGAACGAGCCGTGCGATTGCTGTCCCGCGTCGGTCTGTTACACCGGGCTCTGGCCTATCCGGAGCAAATGTCGGGCGGCGAGCAGCAACGTGTGGCGATCGCGCGGGCTCTGGCTTTATCGCCAACCGTGCTCCTGTTTGACGAGCCGACCTCGGCGCTTGATCCCGAATCGACGGGGGAAGTGCTGCGTGTGATGCGCGAGCTTGCAAGCGACGGAATGACGATGATCATCGTCACACACGAGCTCCCGTTTGCACGAGAGGTATCCGACTGGGTCGCCTTTATCGACGGCGGCCGGATTATCGAGCAAGGCCTGGCTGCAGATGTGCTCGACAACCCCAGGGAGTCTCGGACCGTTGCTTATGTCGCACGATACGCAAAACCAGGCTGA
- a CDS encoding amino acid ABC transporter permease, giving the protein MSFWQSPAQLFQVSWGDYAGNLGEGLLRTLAYTVASFVGAALLGLMLALMRLNRLRIVRLPATIYTEVFKNVPLLAIIFVTYFGLPSVGIRFSVFVAGVLSLVLFYAAYLSEIFRAAISGIHSSQNEAAHALGLGRATTFGHVVLPQALRLALPGTNTMFVDLLKSTSLLVTISAAELMTRAQLIASETFRSLEVYLVIAAIYFAVCYPVSQCLLLLERTIQAGIPLSLGRRRRLRLARALIQTGG; this is encoded by the coding sequence ATGAGCTTTTGGCAATCTCCTGCTCAATTGTTTCAAGTTTCCTGGGGCGACTATGCAGGCAATCTCGGCGAGGGTCTTTTACGGACCCTTGCCTATACGGTGGCAAGCTTCGTCGGTGCGGCGCTCTTGGGGCTCATGCTTGCGTTGATGCGCCTCAATCGGTTGCGCATCGTGCGTTTGCCGGCCACCATCTACACGGAAGTCTTCAAGAATGTGCCCCTGCTTGCCATCATCTTCGTCACCTACTTCGGTTTGCCATCCGTCGGAATAAGATTCAGCGTCTTTGTGGCCGGCGTGCTCAGTCTGGTTTTATTCTACGCAGCCTATCTGTCGGAGATTTTTCGCGCAGCCATTTCGGGCATTCATTCGAGCCAGAACGAGGCGGCGCACGCACTGGGTCTTGGCCGTGCCACTACATTCGGCCATGTGGTCCTACCGCAGGCACTTCGACTTGCGCTGCCGGGCACCAATACGATGTTCGTCGATCTGCTGAAGTCGACGTCACTGCTGGTGACCATCTCGGCAGCGGAACTCATGACCCGGGCGCAGTTGATCGCCTCCGAGACGTTTCGGTCACTGGAAGTCTATCTGGTGATCGCCGCGATCTACTTTGCTGTCTGTTATCCGGTCTCGCAATGCCTTCTGTTGCTTGAGCGCACTATCCAGGCGGGCATACCTCTGTCGCTTGGTCGGCGGCGGCGTCTTAGGCTGGCACGAGCCTTGATTCAAACTGGGGGCTAG